The DNA sequence CGGTTGACGTGAGCGCATTGACCCCAAAGCAGAGCCGGCAAACTGCCCCCTCCAACGTTTACGAGGGTGTGGGCGGCTACATGGGTACCACCCAGGCCGGCATCCCCATGTTCACGGGAGTGATGAAAGGTTATCCGGCTCACCTGGCCGGGATAAAACAGGGCGACGTGGTAATGAAGGTAGATGGTGAAGACGTGACCACTTTATCC is a window from the Anaerolineae bacterium genome containing:
- a CDS encoding PDZ domain-containing protein; this encodes MGTTQAGIPMFTGVMKGYPAHLAGIKQGDVVMKVDGEDVTTLS